CGGGACGGGCGTCGACCGGGGGCCGAGCGGCGCGATCAAAACCGACGACTACGGCCGGACGAGCCTGCCGGCCGTCTACGCCGCGGGCGACGTGGCGACCGCACGCCACGCAGTGACGGGCGCGGAGACGTGGGTGCCCCTCGGTCTGACGGCGAACCGCGCGGGGCGAGCCATCGGGTCGACCGTCGCCGGCGACCCCACACCCGTCGGCGACGTGGCCGGGACGGCGGTGGTGAAGGCCTTCGACCTCGAATGCGGGCGGGTCGGCCTCGTCGACGAGTCGGCGGCCGCGGACGCCGGCTTCGACCCCGTCAGCGAGACGATCACCGCGGGGTCGCGGTCGGGCTACTACCCCGGCAACGAGGAGACGACCGTCACCCTCGTCGCGGACCGGACGACCGGGCGGACCCTCGGCGGGTCCATCGTCGGCCGGGACCGCGCGGCCGTCCGCATCGACACGCTCGCGACGGCCATCGAGGCCGACCTGACGGTCGCCGAACTCGAACGCCTCGACCTGGCGTACGCGCCGCCCTTTAGCCCCGTCTGGGACCCCGTCCTCGTCGCCGCGAAGGTGGTGAACGGGCAGCTATCGGAGTGACGGCCGCGGCGCCGACGGGCGAGTACGTCGCCCCGCCGGCGGGCAGTATATACGGCTCACGTCCCTACGGGAGGACATGAACGGTAACCCGCCGACCGGGGCGGCCGACGGGCGGTCGGTCGTCGTCGTCGGCAGCGGATTCGGCGGCCTCTCGACGGCCTGTTATCTCGCCGACGCCGGTGCGGACGTGACGGTACTGGAGAAAAACGAACAACTCGGCGGCCGTGCCAGCCGGCGCTACGCCGACGGCTTCCGGTTCGACATGGGCCCCTCCTGGTATCTCATGCCCGACGTGTTCGAGGACTTCTTCGGCGACTTCGGGCGCGAGCCCTCGCAGTACTACGGCCTCGAACGCCTCGACCCCCACTACCGCATCTTCTTCAAGGACGGCGATCAAGTGGATCTGGTCCCCGACCTGGCCGAAAATCGCGAGACGTTCGATTCCTACGAACCCGGCGCCGGCGAGGCGCTCGACGACTATCTGGAGCAGGCCGCCTACACCTACGACGTGGGCATGGAACATTTCGTCTACGAGGACCGCGCCCGCCTGCGCGACTTCGTCGACCTCGACGTGGTGCGGTACGCCAACGGGCTCTCCCTGCTGGGGACGATGCAGGACCACGTCGAGGACTACTTCGATCACCCGAAGCTCCAACAGATCGTCCAGTACTCCCTCGTCTTCCTCGGCGGCGCGCCGAACAACACGCCCGCGCTCTACAACCTCATGAGTCACGTCGACTTCGAACTCGGCGTCTACTACCCCGAGGAGGGGATGGGCGGCGTCGTCGACGGCATCGTCGCGATGGCCGAGGAACTGGGCGTCACCTTCCACACGGACCACCCGGTCGCGGAGATCAGAGGGCAGGAGGGCGGCTTCGCCGTCCGCACGGCGGACGGCCGCGAGTTCTTCCCCGACGAGGTGGTCTCCGACGCCGACTACGCCCACACCGAACAGGACCTCCTCGTCCCCGAGGACCGCCAGTACGACGCCGACTACTGGGACTCCCGCACCTACGCCCCCTCCGCCTTTCTCCTCTATCTCGGTGTCGAGGGCGACGTGGACCCCCTCGCCCACCACACGCTCGTCCTCCCCACCGACTGGGACGACCACTTCGACACCATCTTCGGCGACGACCCGGAGTGGCCCGAGGACCCCGCCTACTACCTCTGTGTCCCCTCGGAGACGGACGACACCGTCGCCCCCGAGGGCCACAGCAACCTCTTCGCCCTCGTC
This window of the Haloplanus rubicundus genome carries:
- a CDS encoding phytoene desaturase family protein, encoding MNGNPPTGAADGRSVVVVGSGFGGLSTACYLADAGADVTVLEKNEQLGGRASRRYADGFRFDMGPSWYLMPDVFEDFFGDFGREPSQYYGLERLDPHYRIFFKDGDQVDLVPDLAENRETFDSYEPGAGEALDDYLEQAAYTYDVGMEHFVYEDRARLRDFVDLDVVRYANGLSLLGTMQDHVEDYFDHPKLQQIVQYSLVFLGGAPNNTPALYNLMSHVDFELGVYYPEEGMGGVVDGIVAMAEELGVTFHTDHPVAEIRGQEGGFAVRTADGREFFPDEVVSDADYAHTEQDLLVPEDRQYDADYWDSRTYAPSAFLLYLGVEGDVDPLAHHTLVLPTDWDDHFDTIFGDDPEWPEDPAYYLCVPSETDDTVAPEGHSNLFALVPIAPGLDDGTERREEFRDLLLDDIAEHTGVDLRDRIVFEETFSVSEFADRYNSTQGTALGLAHTLRQTSLFRPPHASTEVDGLYFTGSYTTPGIGVPMCLISGRLTAERMAKERR